The following are from one region of the Desulfovibrio sp. Huiquan2017 genome:
- a CDS encoding ATP-dependent 6-phosphofructokinase: MKTCISENPTSKSTAITTVGPAKIANPIAFGRFVEEDDAVLVNISRRTVEGGPKSRKKPEHAYFEPAGPRDKIYYDPSKTKCAVVTCGGLCPGLNDVIRAIVMAAYHEYKVPSVLGIQYGLAGFVPEQGYDVIELTPDFVSRIHEFGGTVLGSSRGPQDPEVIVDALERMNVSILFMIGGDGTMRAASAVVAEIAKRGLSISVVGLPKTIDNDINYVSPSFGFDTSVETAAMAIRGAHVEATGAPWGIGMVKVMGRDAGFIAAQSSLSCQEVNFCLIPEAPFDLHGEKGFLAALDRRMKQRGNAVIVVAEGAGQDLLKTSGEADASGNVKLSDIAALLKKEILEHFSKQGIEATLKYIDPSYIIRSVPANANDRIYCSFLGIHAVHAGMSGRTGLVVSRWNGRYVYIPMGLVTKGKKRISTCSNYWRAVLESTGQPVSMKNG, from the coding sequence ATGAAGACATGTATTTCCGAGAACCCCACATCCAAATCCACGGCAATCACCACGGTCGGCCCTGCCAAAATCGCCAATCCCATCGCATTCGGTCGATTCGTCGAAGAAGACGACGCCGTGTTGGTGAACATCTCCCGCCGGACCGTGGAAGGCGGCCCCAAGAGCCGCAAGAAGCCCGAGCACGCCTATTTCGAGCCCGCCGGCCCCCGGGACAAGATCTACTACGACCCAAGCAAGACAAAATGCGCGGTGGTCACCTGCGGCGGGCTGTGCCCCGGCCTGAACGACGTCATCCGGGCCATCGTCATGGCCGCCTACCACGAATACAAGGTCCCGTCCGTGCTCGGCATCCAATACGGTCTGGCCGGGTTCGTGCCCGAACAGGGGTACGACGTCATCGAGCTGACCCCGGATTTCGTGTCGCGCATCCATGAATTCGGCGGCACGGTGCTGGGCTCCTCGCGCGGCCCCCAGGACCCGGAGGTCATCGTAGACGCGCTGGAGCGCATGAACGTCTCCATCCTGTTCATGATCGGCGGCGACGGGACCATGCGCGCGGCCTCCGCCGTGGTGGCCGAGATCGCGAAGCGCGGCCTGTCCATCTCCGTGGTCGGCCTGCCCAAAACCATCGACAACGACATCAACTACGTCTCGCCCTCCTTCGGCTTCGACACCTCGGTGGAGACCGCGGCCATGGCCATCCGGGGCGCGCATGTGGAGGCCACGGGCGCCCCCTGGGGCATCGGCATGGTCAAGGTCATGGGCCGGGACGCGGGCTTCATCGCGGCGCAAAGCTCCCTGTCCTGCCAGGAGGTCAACTTCTGCCTCATCCCCGAGGCTCCCTTCGACCTCCACGGCGAAAAGGGCTTTCTGGCCGCCCTGGACAGGCGCATGAAGCAGCGCGGAAACGCGGTCATCGTGGTTGCCGAGGGCGCAGGCCAGGACCTCCTGAAAACCTCTGGCGAAGCGGACGCCTCAGGCAACGTGAAACTCAGCGACATCGCCGCCCTGCTCAAGAAGGAAATTCTCGAACATTTCAGCAAACAGGGCATCGAGGCCACCCTGAAATACATCGACCCGAGCTACATCATCCGCTCGGTCCCGGCCAACGCCAACGACCGCATCTACTGCTCTTTCCTGGGCATCCACGCGGTCCATGCGGGCATGTCCGGGCGTACCGGCCTGGTCGTCTCCCGCTGGAACGGCCGCTACGTGTACATCCCCATGGGGTTGGTGACCAAGGGCAAGAAACGCATCAGCACCTGTTCCAACTACTGGCGCGCCGTACTCGAATCCACGGGCCAGCCCGTTTCCATGAAAAATGGCTAA
- a CDS encoding cytochrome ubiquinol oxidase subunit I → MDVLMLSRLQFAAATMFHFIFVPLTLGLSVLIACMETAYVRTGNEVYKKMAKFWGKLFLVNFALGVVTGITLEFQFGTNWSRYSAYVGDIFGSLLAIEATAAFFLESTFIGVWHFGWDKLSPKAHATTAWLVAGASNLSAIWILIANGFMQNPVGYVLRNGRAELTDFWAVITNKYAWLEFFHVVPASLLLAGFFIVGISAWHLLRKNNTEFFQKSFNLGISVALVFALFTAFEGHIHGNNLSDTQPAKLAAMESHWETQTQAPMYLLVIPGEDGNVLQALPLPGVLSFLAYNDFNAEVKGLNDFPKEDRPPVVLSFLSFRLMVGLGTLFILVAAFGFLVRSKVHNYPLFLKALPFCIPLPYIALWAGWTLTEVGRQPWIVYGLMRTSDAVSPVGGAEVGFTLVLMTLLYALLGAVGIWLMVKLAKKGPEDNTPIQV, encoded by the coding sequence ATGGATGTGCTGATGCTTTCCCGGTTGCAATTCGCCGCAGCCACCATGTTTCACTTTATTTTCGTGCCGTTGACGCTGGGGTTATCGGTCCTCATCGCCTGCATGGAAACGGCCTATGTGCGCACCGGCAACGAGGTGTACAAAAAAATGGCCAAATTCTGGGGAAAACTCTTCCTGGTGAACTTCGCATTGGGCGTGGTCACCGGCATCACCCTGGAATTCCAGTTCGGCACCAACTGGTCCCGGTATTCCGCCTACGTGGGCGACATCTTCGGTTCGCTCCTGGCCATCGAAGCCACGGCGGCCTTCTTCCTTGAATCCACCTTTATCGGCGTCTGGCACTTCGGCTGGGACAAGCTCTCGCCCAAGGCCCACGCCACCACCGCATGGCTGGTGGCCGGCGCGTCCAACCTGTCGGCCATCTGGATTCTCATCGCCAACGGCTTCATGCAGAATCCCGTGGGCTACGTCCTGCGCAACGGCCGGGCCGAGCTGACCGACTTCTGGGCGGTCATCACCAACAAGTACGCGTGGCTCGAATTCTTCCACGTGGTTCCGGCCTCCCTGCTTCTGGCCGGATTCTTCATCGTCGGCATCTCGGCGTGGCACCTGCTGCGCAAGAACAACACCGAGTTCTTCCAGAAATCCTTCAACCTGGGCATCTCCGTGGCCCTGGTCTTCGCCCTGTTCACCGCGTTCGAGGGCCACATCCACGGCAACAACCTGTCCGACACCCAGCCCGCCAAGCTGGCGGCCATGGAATCGCACTGGGAGACCCAGACCCAGGCGCCCATGTATCTCCTGGTTATCCCGGGCGAGGACGGCAACGTGCTTCAGGCACTGCCCCTGCCCGGCGTGCTGAGTTTCCTGGCCTACAACGACTTCAACGCCGAAGTGAAGGGGCTGAACGACTTCCCCAAGGAGGACCGGCCTCCCGTGGTCCTGTCCTTCCTCTCCTTCCGGCTGATGGTCGGCCTGGGCACCCTGTTCATCCTGGTGGCCGCCTTCGGCTTCCTGGTCCGTTCCAAGGTGCACAACTACCCGCTCTTCCTCAAGGCGCTGCCGTTCTGTATCCCTCTCCCTTACATCGCGCTCTGGGCGGGCTGGACCCTCACCGAAGTGGGCCGCCAACCCTGGATCGTCTACGGGCTCATGCGCACCTCCGACGCGGTCTCCCCGGTGGGCGGCGCCGAGGTGGGCTTCACTCTCGTCCTCATGACCCTGCTCTACGCCCTGCTCGGCGCTGTCGGCATCTGGCTGATGGTCAAGCTGGCCAAGAAGGGTCCCGAAGACAACACCCCCATCCAGGTCTAA
- the cydB gene encoding cytochrome d ubiquinol oxidase subunit II has protein sequence MTTLMETGSLHYYLAMIWFILWGVLWAVYFILDGFDLGVGTLLPFLARTETEKRAMFNATGPFWDGNEVWLIAAGGVTFAAFPYAYAQMFSGLYMALMLLLFTLIVRGVSFEFRSKVESPAWKKIWDTAHAVCSFLPALLLGVAFANIFQGIPLDETGFSQAGLFGLLNPYGIAGGILFVTIFMMHGALWLCIRTTGELKQRAENVATKLWPGVVILTVLFLAYTAMSTQLFANYMVYPILFVILLLPVAGLVLMRTYLGAGKYWMAWASSCLYIGGTALFGVTGIFPAIIPSNPNPAHSLTIMNSASSALTLEIMLVVAVIFVPLVIGYQSWVYKHFATAMTEDDLHY, from the coding sequence ATGACTACTCTGATGGAAACCGGTTCGCTGCACTACTACCTGGCGATGATCTGGTTCATCCTCTGGGGCGTGCTCTGGGCCGTCTACTTTATCCTCGACGGCTTCGACCTGGGCGTGGGCACCCTGCTGCCCTTCCTGGCCCGGACCGAAACCGAAAAACGGGCCATGTTCAACGCCACCGGCCCCTTCTGGGACGGCAACGAAGTCTGGCTGATCGCGGCGGGCGGCGTGACTTTCGCCGCCTTCCCCTACGCCTATGCGCAGATGTTCAGCGGCCTGTACATGGCGCTCATGCTGCTCCTGTTCACCCTGATTGTGCGCGGCGTATCCTTCGAATTCCGCTCCAAGGTTGAAAGCCCCGCATGGAAAAAGATCTGGGACACGGCCCACGCGGTGTGCTCCTTCCTGCCCGCCCTGCTGCTGGGCGTGGCCTTCGCCAACATCTTCCAGGGCATCCCTCTGGACGAGACCGGGTTCTCCCAGGCCGGGCTTTTCGGCCTGCTCAACCCCTACGGCATCGCCGGCGGCATCCTGTTCGTGACCATCTTCATGATGCACGGGGCTCTGTGGCTGTGCATCCGCACCACCGGCGAACTCAAGCAGCGGGCCGAAAACGTGGCCACCAAGCTGTGGCCCGGCGTGGTCATCCTGACCGTGCTGTTCCTGGCCTATACCGCCATGTCCACGCAGCTCTTCGCCAACTACATGGTCTACCCGATCCTGTTCGTCATCCTGCTCCTGCCCGTGGCCGGGCTGGTGCTCATGCGCACCTACCTCGGCGCAGGCAAGTACTGGATGGCCTGGGCCTCCTCCTGCCTGTACATCGGCGGCACGGCCCTGTTCGGCGTGACCGGAATCTTCCCGGCCATCATCCCGTCCAACCCCAACCCGGCCCACAGCCTGACCATCATGAACTCGGCATCGAGCGCCCTGACGCTGGAAATCATGCTCGTGGTGGCGGTCATCTTCGTGCCTCTTGTCATCGGCTACCAATCATGGGTCTACAAGCACTTCGCCACGGCCATGACCGAGGACGACCTGCACTACTAG
- the mobB gene encoding molybdopterin-guanine dinucleotide biosynthesis protein B translates to MAQHIFCIVGKKKSGKTTFMEKLVPELRRLGLSVGAIKHDSHSFEMDVEGKDSWRLKRAGAETVVVSSPDRVAMIKSVERERSLESLAETLFADKDLVLAEGYFNSDQPKIEVYRNAAHVLPLCDRYNQQAKRLIAMVTDRGVDTDVPNFGLDDAAEVASFLARKYFGWVYNGMDTHD, encoded by the coding sequence ATGGCACAGCATATATTCTGCATCGTCGGCAAAAAGAAATCCGGAAAAACTACTTTTATGGAAAAACTCGTGCCTGAGCTGCGTCGGCTCGGGCTGTCCGTGGGCGCGATCAAGCACGATTCCCACTCCTTTGAAATGGACGTGGAGGGCAAGGACTCCTGGCGGCTCAAACGCGCAGGGGCCGAGACCGTGGTCGTTTCCTCGCCCGACCGCGTGGCCATGATCAAGTCCGTGGAGCGCGAGCGGTCCTTGGAATCGTTGGCCGAGACCCTGTTTGCGGACAAGGACCTGGTCCTGGCCGAAGGGTATTTCAACTCGGATCAGCCCAAGATCGAGGTCTACCGCAACGCCGCTCACGTCTTGCCCCTGTGCGACCGCTACAACCAGCAGGCCAAAAGGCTCATCGCCATGGTCACGGACCGGGGCGTGGACACCGACGTTCCGAATTTCGGGCTGGACGATGCCGCCGAGGTGGCGTCCTTTCTCGCCCGCAAGTACTTCGGCTGGGTCTACAACGGCATGGATACGCACGACTAG
- a CDS encoding molybdopterin molybdotransferase MoeA, with protein sequence MPALISRQDAVRKLLGLARPATTQTVPPMNGIGLIAARDATAQCDVPEHACSVRDGYAVRSLDAAPAKPLDPVRLAVNGCLRAESTNPMPIRPHTTVRVLTGGPVPPGADAVYAEEDVEAADGHILVRAPVRAGWFVRAAGGEIAKDTVVVPAGQPISPQAAAVMTRTRVNSIQVHPRPRARLMALGSELAKPGHSPDGPAHPGTAQFPADNLVLLRGLFEAAGAYVEGTAVMPDDRDRLVAALSDADLPEILVTTGGTGNSERDFALEAALESGFTPIFHRIDIRPGRNMFAAARGRTLLFGLPGPPAAGHACFHAVILPVVRRLRGLPGPDTPRTARFTQAINARPGSEWLVQCRLEIQGCALTATPLAGKAVPPMFGLAHAHGLAVLQSGQTVTPGDETEILTTLF encoded by the coding sequence ATGCCCGCACTCATTTCCCGCCAGGACGCGGTCCGCAAGCTGCTCGGGCTCGCCCGGCCCGCCACAACGCAAACCGTACCGCCCATGAACGGCATCGGCCTGATCGCGGCCCGGGATGCGACCGCCCAGTGCGATGTCCCCGAACACGCTTGCTCGGTGCGCGACGGATACGCCGTGCGCAGCCTGGACGCGGCCCCGGCCAAGCCGCTCGATCCGGTGCGGCTGGCCGTGAACGGCTGCCTGCGCGCGGAATCGACGAACCCCATGCCCATCCGGCCGCATACGACCGTCCGCGTACTGACCGGCGGCCCGGTGCCGCCCGGCGCGGACGCGGTCTATGCCGAAGAGGACGTGGAGGCGGCGGACGGGCATATCCTGGTGCGCGCCCCCGTGCGCGCGGGCTGGTTCGTGCGCGCCGCGGGCGGCGAGATCGCGAAAGATACGGTGGTCGTCCCGGCGGGTCAACCGATCTCGCCCCAGGCGGCGGCGGTCATGACCCGCACCCGGGTGAACTCCATCCAGGTCCACCCCCGGCCTCGGGCCCGGCTCATGGCCCTGGGCAGTGAGCTGGCCAAGCCGGGCCACAGCCCGGACGGTCCGGCACACCCGGGCACGGCGCAATTCCCGGCGGACAACCTGGTCCTGCTGCGGGGGCTGTTCGAAGCGGCCGGAGCCTATGTGGAAGGGACCGCGGTCATGCCGGACGACCGCGACCGGCTGGTGGCCGCCCTGAGTGACGCCGACCTGCCCGAGATCCTGGTCACCACCGGTGGTACGGGCAACAGCGAGCGGGACTTCGCCCTGGAGGCCGCCCTCGAAAGCGGATTCACCCCGATATTTCACCGCATAGACATCCGTCCGGGCCGGAACATGTTCGCGGCCGCGCGCGGCCGGACCCTGCTTTTCGGCCTGCCCGGCCCGCCCGCCGCCGGGCACGCCTGCTTCCACGCGGTCATCCTCCCGGTCGTCCGCCGACTGCGCGGCCTGCCCGGGCCCGACACGCCGCGCACCGCCCGCTTCACCCAGGCCATCAACGCCCGGCCGGGCTCCGAATGGCTGGTCCAGTGCCGCCTCGAAATCCAGGGCTGCGCGCTGACCGCCACCCCCCTGGCGGGCAAGGCCGTCCCCCCCATGTTCGGACTGGCCCACGCTCACGGCCTGGCCGTTTTGCAAAGCGGGCAAACCGTCACCCCCGGCGACGAAACCGAAATACTGACGACGTTATTTTAA
- a CDS encoding PstS family phosphate ABC transporter substrate-binding protein — MKKLLIAFVTLAVLSVSALSFAAEIRVKGSTTVDPAMKKLVAAYQTANPGVNFSISATGSGDGAKAIINKTADIGMMSRPMKDAEIKKCQANGIEPVRTIIALDCIVPIVHPSNPITALTTAQLKDIYQDKINNWKQLGGNDGMIALFSRETNSGTYEVWEQKVMQKEDENDLVSRMPSNAAMAAKIAGNKNGIGYVGLGFLNPKIKGLSVNGIVPSVKTGADGSYPLARKLNLYTGGKPSGEVAKFISFAMSPAGQKIIAEVGFVPVQ; from the coding sequence ATGAAAAAATTGCTCATTGCTTTCGTGACGCTGGCCGTGTTGAGCGTTTCCGCTCTGTCCTTTGCCGCGGAAATCCGCGTCAAGGGTTCCACCACCGTTGACCCGGCCATGAAGAAATTGGTGGCCGCCTACCAGACCGCCAATCCGGGCGTGAATTTCTCCATCTCCGCCACTGGTTCCGGCGACGGCGCCAAAGCGATCATCAACAAGACCGCCGACATCGGCATGATGTCCCGTCCCATGAAGGACGCCGAGATCAAGAAATGCCAGGCCAACGGCATCGAGCCCGTGCGCACCATCATCGCCCTGGACTGCATCGTGCCCATCGTGCACCCCTCCAACCCGATCACCGCCCTGACCACCGCCCAGCTCAAGGACATCTACCAGGATAAGATCAACAACTGGAAGCAGCTCGGCGGCAACGACGGCATGATCGCCCTGTTCTCCCGCGAGACCAACTCCGGCACCTACGAGGTCTGGGAGCAGAAGGTCATGCAGAAGGAAGACGAGAACGACCTGGTTTCCCGCATGCCCTCCAACGCCGCCATGGCCGCCAAGATCGCCGGCAACAAGAACGGCATCGGCTACGTGGGCCTCGGCTTCCTGAACCCGAAGATCAAGGGCCTGTCCGTCAACGGCATCGTGCCCTCCGTCAAGACCGGCGCCGACGGCTCCTACCCGCTGGCCCGCAAGCTGAACCTCTACACCGGCGGCAAGCCTTCCGGCGAAGTGGCCAAGTTCATCTCCTTCGCGATGTCCCCGGCCGGCCAGAAGATCATCGCCGAAGTCGGCTTCGTCCCGGTCCAGTAG
- the pstC gene encoding phosphate ABC transporter permease subunit PstC, producing MLVSRSTKEKLIRGMFLLCASASILALGLIMYFLISEALPTFTGFDAMGEKISGLNFFDFIFGSQWRPISSHPRWGILPLIMGSFWVTLLSSLIAIPLGIMTAVYLAEIAPHKVREIVKPMVELLASLPSVVIGFFGLAVVAPILLEVFNIRFGVNMLNASIMLAFMAVPTITSIAEDAIHSVPAEVREGSLALGATRFETIWRVVLPASLSGLSTAVILGMSRSIGETMVVLMVAGGAARIPTSIFDPVRPMPASIAAEMGETSFGLERHYFALFAIAMVLFIITFLFNLLADHIAHKYKQVGSASL from the coding sequence ATGCTCGTTTCTCGGTCCACCAAGGAAAAGCTCATCCGGGGCATGTTCCTGCTCTGCGCCAGCGCCTCGATCCTCGCCCTCGGGCTGATCATGTACTTCCTGATCTCCGAGGCCCTGCCCACGTTTACCGGCTTCGACGCCATGGGCGAAAAGATCAGCGGGCTGAATTTCTTCGACTTCATCTTCGGCAGCCAGTGGCGGCCCATCTCCTCGCATCCGCGATGGGGCATCCTGCCGCTGATCATGGGTTCCTTCTGGGTCACCCTGCTCTCCTCGCTCATCGCCATCCCGCTGGGCATCATGACCGCGGTCTACCTGGCCGAGATAGCGCCCCACAAGGTGCGCGAGATCGTCAAGCCCATGGTCGAGCTGCTGGCCTCCCTGCCGTCGGTGGTCATCGGCTTCTTCGGCCTGGCTGTGGTCGCGCCTATCCTGCTTGAAGTCTTCAACATCCGCTTCGGCGTGAACATGCTCAACGCCTCGATCATGCTCGCCTTCATGGCCGTGCCGACCATCACCTCCATCGCCGAGGACGCCATCCACTCGGTGCCCGCCGAGGTCCGCGAGGGGTCCCTGGCCCTCGGCGCGACCCGGTTCGAGACCATCTGGCGCGTGGTCCTGCCCGCATCCCTGTCCGGGCTGTCCACGGCGGTCATCCTGGGCATGTCGCGGTCCATCGGCGAAACCATGGTCGTACTCATGGTCGCGGGCGGCGCGGCGCGCATCCCGACCTCCATCTTCGACCCGGTCCGTCCCATGCCCGCCTCCATCGCGGCCGAGATGGGCGAGACCAGCTTCGGCCTGGAGCGGCACTACTTCGCCCTATTCGCCATCGCCATGGTGCTGTTCATCATCACCTTTCTCTTCAACCTCCTGGCCGACCACATAGCCCACAAATACAAACAGGTCGGCTCGGCCAGCCTCTAG